The following proteins are co-located in the Billgrantia tianxiuensis genome:
- the pcaG gene encoding protocatechuate 3,4-dioxygenase subunit alpha has protein sequence MKQPNSVPTSELMLRETASQTAGPYVHIGLALAAAGNPTRDEEIWNEMAKPGAEGELIEVVGTVIDGNGDLVRDAFLEAWQADANGVYQPEFDLKKPFNSFGRTATTFDHGSEWSLKTVKPGPVAHPSGQLMAPHINLAIFARGINIQLQTRLYFEDEAEANAACPVLSRIESPTRRQTLIAKREEADGKVRYRLDIKLQGEGETVFFDF, from the coding sequence ATGAAACAGCCAAACAGCGTTCCCACCAGCGAACTGATGCTGCGCGAGACCGCCTCCCAGACCGCCGGGCCCTACGTGCACATCGGCCTGGCCCTGGCCGCCGCGGGCAACCCGACCCGCGACGAAGAGATCTGGAACGAGATGGCCAAGCCCGGTGCCGAGGGCGAGCTGATCGAAGTCGTCGGCACCGTGATCGATGGCAACGGCGATCTGGTGCGCGACGCCTTCCTCGAGGCCTGGCAGGCCGACGCCAACGGCGTCTACCAGCCAGAGTTCGACCTCAAAAAGCCGTTCAACAGCTTCGGGCGCACCGCCACCACCTTCGACCACGGCAGCGAATGGTCGCTGAAGACCGTCAAGCCCGGCCCGGTGGCCCACCCCAGCGGCCAGCTCATGGCGCCGCACATCAACCTGGCGATCTTCGCCCGCGGCATCAACATCCAGCTGCAGACCCGCCTCTACTTCGAGGACGAAGCCGAGGCCAACGCCGCCTGCCCGGTGCTCTCGCGCATCGAATCGCCGACCCGCCGTCAGACCCTCATCGCCAAGCGCGAAGAGGCCGACGGCAAGGTGCGCTATCGCCTCGACATCAAGCTGCAGGGCGAAGGCGAGACGGTGTTCTTCGATTTCTGA
- the pcaH gene encoding protocatechuate 3,4-dioxygenase subunit beta, producing MQDHNKRFVERDRNWHPPAYAPGYKTSVPRSPQQALASMQQATASELTGPDFRHLRMGPHDNDLLLNFREDPALAGAAGLPVGERIIMFGRVIDQFGKPVPHTLVEMWQANAGGRYRHRNDRYLAPLDPGFGGVGRTLTDEQGWYRFRTIKPGPYPWPNDPNSWRPSHIHVSVMGPSISTRLITQMYFEGDPLIPLCPIVHTIKDPAAVETMIGRLDMARSKPMDCLAYRFDLVVRGELQTYFENQ from the coding sequence ATGCAAGATCACAACAAGCGCTTCGTGGAGCGCGACCGTAACTGGCACCCCCCGGCCTACGCCCCCGGCTACAAGACCAGCGTGCCCCGCTCGCCGCAGCAGGCCCTGGCCAGCATGCAGCAAGCCACCGCTTCCGAACTCACCGGCCCCGACTTCCGCCACCTGCGCATGGGCCCCCACGACAACGACCTGCTGCTCAACTTCCGCGAAGACCCCGCGCTGGCGGGTGCGGCCGGCCTGCCGGTGGGCGAGCGCATCATCATGTTCGGCCGCGTGATCGACCAGTTCGGCAAGCCGGTGCCGCACACCCTGGTCGAGATGTGGCAGGCCAACGCCGGCGGGCGCTACCGCCACAGGAACGACCGCTACCTCGCCCCGCTCGACCCCGGCTTCGGCGGCGTGGGCCGTACCCTCACCGACGAGCAGGGCTGGTATCGCTTCCGCACCATCAAGCCCGGCCCGTACCCCTGGCCCAACGACCCCAACAGCTGGCGCCCCTCGCACATCCACGTCTCGGTGATGGGCCCCTCGATCTCCACCCGCCTGATCACCCAGATGTACTTCGAGGGCGATCCGCTGATTCCGCTGTGCCCCATCGTCCACACCATCAAGGACCCGGCCGCGGTCGAGACCATGATCGGGCGCCTCGACATGGCCCGCAGCAAGCCCATGGACTGCCTCGCCTACCGCTTCGACCTGGTGGTACGCGGCGAGCTGCAGACCTATTTCGAAAATCAGTAA